GCCGGACAGGTCGAGGGCGGTCTCCGGCGCTCCGGCGGCGTCGAGGCGGACCAGCCGGTGGGCGTACATGTCGCTGAACCACAGCGCACCGTCGTGCCAGCGCGGGCACTCCGCCCAGGTGTAGCCGCGCGACAGCTCACGCGGGACGACTTCGCGCGCGTCGGTCAGGGGATCGGCGTCGGACACGGTTTCTCCAAAGATGAGTTTGGTCAAGTTTTGCGCTCAGAAGGGGAGCGGGTAGGCGAACTTGGCCCGCAGCAGCGCGCCGGTCTCGGCGACCGCGAGCCGGCCGCGCGCCAGGTAGTCGGCTTGGAGCACGAAGCCGTGCGGGACGCCGGGGTAGCGGGTGAGCGTGGTCTGCACGCGCGCCTCGCGCAGGCGCGCGGCGTAGCGCTCGCCCCAGTCGCGGATCGGGTCGCACTCCCCCGTCACCACGATCGCCGGGGGCAGGCCGGACAGGTCGGCGGCGTAGGCCGGGATGCGGTAGGGGCTGTCGGGCGCGCCCTGCCCGGAGTCGGCCAACTCGTTGAGGTAGAGCACGTCGTCGCGGCTCAGGATCGGGGCGTCGGCGTAGCGGGTGATCGACGTGGCGGCCAGGTCGCGGTCCACGCCGGGATAGATCAGCACCTGGCAGGCGATGGCAGGTCCGCCGCGGTCGCGGGCCGCCAGTGCGACGGCCGCAGCCAGGGTGCCGCCCGCGCTGTCGCCGACCACCGCCAGTCGCGCCGGGTCCACGCCCAGGTCGTCGGCGTTCTCGGCGACCCACGCGGTGGCGGTCCAGGCATCGTCGAACTGCGCGGGCGGCGGGGCCTCCGGTGCCAGGCGGTACTCGACCGCCACGACCACCGCGCCGCTGTGGTGGGCCAGGTTGCGGGCCACCGGTTCGAAGGAGTGGTTGGAGCCCATGCACATGCCGCCGCCGTGAAAGTACACGATCACCGGCGCGCCGTTTTCGGTGGTGGGGCGGTGCACGCGCAGCGGGATGTCCCCGTGCGTCCCGGGGACCAGGTGTTCCTCGGTGACGGCCATGGCGGGCAAGTTCGGCGGGTGGGGCGCGG
This portion of the Saccharothrix syringae genome encodes:
- a CDS encoding alpha/beta hydrolase, coding for MRERGIEAVRASLEAAPHPPNLPAMAVTEEHLVPGTHGDIPLRVHRPTTENGAPVIVYFHGGGMCMGSNHSFEPVARNLAHHSGAVVVAVEYRLAPEAPPPAQFDDAWTATAWVAENADDLGVDPARLAVVGDSAGGTLAAAVALAARDRGGPAIACQVLIYPGVDRDLAATSITRYADAPILSRDDVLYLNELADSGQGAPDSPYRIPAYAADLSGLPPAIVVTGECDPIRDWGERYAARLREARVQTTLTRYPGVPHGFVLQADYLARGRLAVAETGALLRAKFAYPLPF